In Leuconostoc kimchii IMSNU 11154, one genomic interval encodes:
- the pncB gene encoding nicotinate phosphoribosyltransferase yields the protein MIYSDDSFTLHTDLYQINMIYTYWQSGIDQKQVVFEAYFRHMPFNNGYVVFAGLAHVIKYLDHLKFSQSDLAYLKSLNLYEDAFLDYLKSWRLTATLRAPYEGEVMFDHEPLLQVEGPLIDAQLLETALLNIINFQTLIATKASRIVTAAEGDPLMEFGTRRAQEFDAALWGTWAAYIGGFNATSNVRAGKLFELPVSGTHAHALVQAYQSDYAAFKAYARTHHDVVFLVDTFDTLKSGVPAAIKIAQEFGKKINFQGVRIDSGDMISLSKTIRQMLDTANFPNAKIYASNDLDEYAIADLKSHGAKIDVWGIGTKLITAFDQPALGAVYKMVSLDGQDTIKLSNDVGKISTPGKKQIWRTTTGDILTLTTEVSTGTPILHDIFLTGKLIYTSPSIHDIQTYAKNALSQLPNDFKKLNQPKKYAVTLSQQLYDAKTAAINRVRQSVKEN from the coding sequence ATGATTTACTCAGATGATTCATTCACGTTACATACTGATTTATATCAAATAAATATGATTTACACATACTGGCAAAGTGGTATTGATCAAAAACAAGTCGTCTTTGAGGCTTATTTTCGGCACATGCCTTTTAACAATGGCTACGTTGTTTTCGCTGGCTTGGCACATGTTATCAAGTACCTTGATCATTTAAAATTTAGCCAAAGCGACCTAGCCTACTTAAAATCACTTAATCTATATGAAGACGCTTTTTTAGACTATTTAAAAAGCTGGCGTCTAACTGCGACACTACGGGCACCTTATGAGGGGGAAGTGATGTTTGATCATGAACCACTTCTTCAGGTTGAGGGGCCATTAATTGATGCACAATTACTTGAAACAGCATTACTCAACATCATTAATTTTCAAACATTGATTGCTACGAAAGCCTCGCGCATTGTCACTGCTGCAGAAGGTGACCCACTCATGGAATTTGGCACACGTCGTGCGCAAGAATTTGATGCGGCACTATGGGGAACTTGGGCTGCATATATCGGTGGTTTTAATGCGACATCAAATGTACGCGCAGGTAAGTTATTTGAATTACCAGTTTCTGGTACGCATGCGCATGCATTAGTCCAAGCTTACCAAAGTGATTATGCTGCTTTTAAGGCATACGCACGGACACATCACGACGTTGTTTTTTTAGTTGATACTTTTGATACCTTAAAATCTGGTGTACCTGCAGCAATTAAAATTGCTCAAGAATTCGGTAAAAAGATTAACTTTCAAGGTGTTCGTATTGATTCAGGTGATATGATCTCACTGTCAAAAACGATTCGTCAAATGCTGGACACCGCAAATTTTCCCAATGCCAAAATATACGCCTCAAATGATTTAGATGAATATGCGATTGCTGATTTAAAATCACATGGTGCAAAAATAGACGTTTGGGGTATTGGTACAAAACTCATCACTGCTTTTGATCAACCAGCACTTGGTGCTGTGTACAAAATGGTAAGCTTGGATGGTCAAGATACCATTAAATTGTCCAATGATGTTGGTAAAATATCAACACCAGGCAAAAAACAAATTTGGCGAACAACAACCGGTGATATTTTAACATTAACGACAGAAGTATCAACTGGCACCCCTATTTTACATGATATTTTTCTTACCGGAAAGCTAATATATACAAGTCCATCAATTCATGATATTCAAACATACGCCAAGAACGCTTTGTCTCAACTACCCAACGATTTCAAAAAGCTAAACCAACCAAAAAAATATGCTGTCACCTTATCACAACAATTATATGATGCTAAAACTGCAGCTATTAATCGTGTCAGACAATCAGTTAAGGAGAATTAA
- the nadE gene encoding ammonia-dependent NAD(+) synthetase, with protein sequence MRPLQSQIIADLHVQPIIDPALEIRRSVDFLKQYLKHNPQYKSYVIAISGGQDSTLAGKLAKIAIDELNEKTDKTNYQLIAVRQPYGIQLDASDALSALDFIQPDQTLTTNIKTATDAMTDALRQGGLIVDDMSRGSIKPKMRMIAQYAVARENQGVVVGTDHAAEAFAGFFTKYGDGGTDINPLWRLNKRQGRQMLQSLSAPTALYEKIPTADLEDDRPQLPDEIALGVTYDHIDDYLEGRPVPVTAAVKIESLYLASAHKRHAPLTLYDTWFYHS encoded by the coding sequence ATGCGCCCATTACAATCTCAAATTATTGCTGATCTTCATGTGCAGCCTATTATCGACCCTGCGCTGGAAATACGGCGATCCGTTGACTTTTTAAAACAATATTTGAAACACAATCCCCAATATAAAAGTTATGTCATTGCCATCTCTGGCGGTCAAGATTCCACATTGGCTGGTAAACTAGCTAAAATTGCTATTGATGAACTCAATGAGAAAACAGATAAAACTAACTACCAGCTTATTGCTGTCCGACAACCTTATGGTATTCAGTTGGATGCCTCTGATGCACTTTCTGCTCTAGATTTTATCCAACCTGATCAAACCCTCACGACTAACATTAAAACAGCTACCGATGCCATGACTGATGCCTTACGACAAGGTGGCCTGATTGTTGACGATATGAGTCGTGGTTCGATCAAACCTAAAATGCGTATGATCGCACAATATGCTGTTGCACGAGAAAATCAAGGTGTTGTCGTCGGCACAGATCATGCCGCGGAGGCATTTGCTGGTTTCTTTACAAAATATGGTGATGGCGGTACAGACATCAATCCTTTATGGCGTTTAAATAAACGTCAGGGACGTCAAATGCTCCAGTCACTTAGCGCGCCAACCGCATTGTATGAGAAAATACCAACTGCTGACTTAGAGGACGATAGACCACAACTACCAGATGAAATAGCCTTGGGTGTAACTTATGACCATATTGACGATTATTTAGAAGGTAGGCCAGTTCCAGTAACGGCGGCGGTTAAAATTGAATCCCTATACTTGGCTAGCGCTCACAAAAGGCATGCCCCACTGACCCTATATGATACCTGGTTCTACCATTCATGA
- a CDS encoding MucBP domain-containing protein, whose amino-acid sequence MTKEAPIWVYYENIATHETLKSPQRIDGEFNTKYTIDAPDISEFTYVDNSGELTGVFGTSPQSLHLYYRPKSWRAVHRVDMYIALQSEVLAQELPDDYANITTTLLSQSYWATPLRVISGNGQFWYQVGTHAWVRYDASLMTLSDTAPNVENINYIQDLDIENDQPNAVVDFLPGKTTEIFEAPYGLPTGSVADGDFVAIAKEQHHENGLTWYKIANSGWINSMYINKL is encoded by the coding sequence ATGACAAAAGAAGCACCCATTTGGGTATATTATGAAAATATTGCAACACACGAAACACTTAAATCCCCACAACGCATAGATGGCGAGTTTAATACGAAATATACGATTGATGCGCCTGATATTTCTGAATTTACCTATGTTGACAACTCTGGTGAACTAACAGGTGTGTTTGGCACATCGCCACAGTCACTTCATCTCTATTATCGGCCGAAAAGTTGGCGTGCTGTCCATCGTGTCGATATGTATATTGCACTACAATCTGAGGTGCTCGCCCAAGAATTACCAGATGATTACGCCAATATCACAACCACACTCCTATCGCAAAGTTATTGGGCAACGCCTTTACGCGTAATTTCTGGGAACGGTCAATTTTGGTATCAAGTGGGCACCCATGCATGGGTACGTTACGATGCTTCTTTGATGACACTTTCTGATACCGCACCAAATGTTGAAAACATTAACTATATTCAAGATTTAGATATTGAAAATGATCAACCTAACGCAGTAGTTGATTTTCTGCCTGGGAAAACAACAGAAATCTTTGAAGCGCCTTATGGCCTACCAACAGGTAGCGTGGCAGATGGTGACTTTGTTGCAATTGCTAAAGAGCAGCATCACGAAAATGGACTAACTTGGTATAAAATTGCTAACAGTGGTTGGATCAATAGTATGTATATTAATAAATTATAA
- a CDS encoding SepM family pheromone-processing serine protease, protein MRIKSKIIAIITAFIIIIGLAWLVWPLDGYIESPGEADDLAQFVKIDGKRDNSKGRYNITSVYLSKAHGFSYLQTKLNPHLSYAKADDVTGGETSEVFNEVQNFYMQSAIANAEQVAFKKANKPITATYRGIYVLSVSDTSHFKKTIKVGDTITAVDGHHYENSDGFIKYLADKPKGVKVTVDYLRHGKSGHTSGTTIKLPSSKSAEYPKGRSGIGIVLTDNVAVSTPQKVTVDPGKIGGPSGGLMFTLQIYDQLTGDKLSKNRNISGTGTMNANGYVGEIGGIDKKIIAAKNSGSSVFFAPYIAPTKEILKYEEQHKTNYQLARDTAKKYAPHMKVIPVRTFQDAVDYLETGKVIQTTDSVS, encoded by the coding sequence ATGCGCATAAAAAGTAAAATTATTGCTATAATTACAGCCTTTATTATTATTATTGGTTTAGCGTGGCTCGTTTGGCCACTTGATGGTTATATTGAAAGTCCTGGAGAAGCGGATGATTTAGCACAATTTGTTAAAATAGATGGCAAACGGGATAATTCGAAAGGAAGATACAACATTACCTCAGTTTATCTATCCAAGGCACACGGTTTTAGTTACTTACAGACAAAGTTAAATCCACATTTATCCTATGCTAAAGCAGATGATGTGACGGGTGGTGAAACGTCAGAAGTTTTTAACGAAGTGCAAAATTTTTATATGCAAAGCGCGATTGCAAACGCAGAGCAGGTGGCTTTTAAAAAAGCCAACAAGCCAATTACTGCAACTTATCGTGGCATTTATGTCTTAAGTGTCAGTGATACGTCTCATTTTAAAAAGACAATTAAAGTTGGTGATACGATTACAGCAGTCGACGGTCATCATTATGAAAACTCAGACGGCTTTATTAAGTATCTAGCAGATAAGCCAAAGGGCGTTAAAGTCACAGTAGATTACCTGCGTCATGGTAAAAGTGGTCATACGTCAGGAACGACTATTAAATTACCTAGTAGTAAGTCAGCAGAGTATCCTAAGGGACGTTCGGGTATTGGCATTGTTTTAACGGATAATGTTGCCGTATCAACACCACAAAAAGTAACCGTTGATCCTGGAAAAATTGGTGGTCCTTCTGGTGGATTGATGTTTACATTACAAATATATGACCAGTTAACGGGTGATAAATTGTCTAAGAATCGCAATATTTCCGGTACTGGAACAATGAATGCTAATGGATATGTAGGTGAAATTGGTGGTATTGATAAAAAAATCATTGCTGCCAAAAATTCAGGGTCAAGTGTGTTTTTTGCACCGTATATTGCACCAACCAAAGAAATTTTAAAATATGAAGAACAACATAAAACAAATTATCAATTAGCACGAGATACAGCTAAAAAATATGCACCTCATATGAAGGTGATTCCTGTTAGAACATTCCAAGACGCAGTTGACTATCTTGAAACAGGGAAAGTCATTCAAACAACTGACAGCGTATCATAA
- the coaD gene encoding pantetheine-phosphate adenylyltransferase produces MSIALFPGSFDPLTNGHLDIIRRASKMFDKVVVGVGSNTSKTALFTPEEKISLISDTVADLPNVEVAIMHGLTVQFMVEIGAKFIVRGLRNSKDFEYERDIAGVNSALADVETILLLAKPENQNISSSMVKEIGSMGADNMVKFVPKVVVDALKERLN; encoded by the coding sequence ATGAGTATTGCACTATTTCCAGGCAGTTTTGATCCACTGACTAATGGGCATTTAGACATTATTCGGCGCGCAAGCAAGATGTTTGATAAAGTTGTTGTTGGTGTGGGCAGCAACACAAGTAAAACGGCGTTATTCACGCCTGAAGAAAAGATTTCGTTAATTTCGGATACCGTAGCTGATTTACCAAATGTTGAGGTAGCCATTATGCATGGCCTCACTGTGCAATTTATGGTAGAAATAGGCGCTAAATTTATTGTTCGCGGGTTACGTAACAGTAAAGATTTTGAGTATGAACGCGATATTGCTGGAGTTAATAGTGCGTTGGCGGATGTTGAGACAATCTTATTGTTGGCGAAACCTGAAAATCAAAATATTTCAAGTTCCATGGTCAAAGAAATTGGTAGTATGGGGGCTGACAATATGGTTAAATTCGTTCCAAAAGTCGTCGTCGATGCTTTAAAAGAAAGGTTGAATTAA
- the rsmD gene encoding 16S rRNA (guanine(966)-N(2))-methyltransferase RsmD — protein MRVVSGRFRGTRLEAVAGDKTRPTTDKVKEAMFSMLMPYLDDGEVLDLYAGTGGLGIEAVSRGMSHATLVDRQYQAIKVIHSNIEKTHAQDDFTVLKSPAQDALPSLAVANKKFELVFLDPPYAKETIATDMHDLVDHHLLVDGAIILAESNDVANLPLEDQLFKIIQQKQYGITVVTIYQYSSF, from the coding sequence ATGCGAGTAGTTTCGGGTCGCTTTCGCGGCACAAGGTTAGAGGCTGTTGCTGGTGATAAAACACGACCAACAACAGATAAAGTAAAAGAAGCCATGTTTAGTATGCTCATGCCATATTTGGATGATGGGGAAGTGCTAGACTTATATGCAGGAACAGGTGGTTTAGGAATTGAGGCAGTATCGCGTGGTATGAGCCATGCAACATTAGTCGACCGACAATATCAGGCAATCAAGGTAATTCACAGTAACATTGAAAAAACGCATGCTCAAGACGACTTTACGGTGTTAAAATCACCTGCTCAAGACGCGTTACCAAGCTTGGCAGTGGCGAATAAAAAATTTGAACTTGTTTTCTTGGATCCACCATATGCTAAGGAAACCATTGCCACTGATATGCATGATTTAGTTGATCATCATTTATTGGTTGATGGTGCTATTATTTTGGCAGAAAGTAATGATGTAGCTAACTTACCACTTGAAGATCAGCTATTTAAAATAATTCAACAAAAACAGTATGGCATCACTGTTGTCACTATTTATCAATATAGTAGCTTCTAA
- a CDS encoding YlbG family protein encodes MTLEIQPRRALYVYLKNNRHAPQLKKFGQLNYVSRKMGFAMIYVDDDNIDQKISKIKQYKFVKEVVASPRPDIDPDLGDMHDDIFFENYDEESVD; translated from the coding sequence ATGACATTAGAAATACAGCCAAGGCGCGCGTTATACGTTTATTTAAAAAATAATCGTCATGCACCGCAATTAAAAAAATTTGGGCAACTAAATTATGTCTCTCGTAAAATGGGATTTGCTATGATTTATGTTGACGACGATAACATTGATCAAAAAATAAGCAAAATTAAACAATATAAATTTGTTAAAGAGGTTGTTGCTTCACCACGTCCAGATATTGACCCGGATTTGGGTGATATGCACGATGATATTTTCTTTGAAAATTATGATGAGGAGAGTGTAGATTGA
- a CDS encoding FtsW/RodA/SpoVE family cell cycle protein: MFKKLRKLDYWIAVPFAILSMLGIVMVFSATQGTTAAFSNFIKQGIFVIIGLFGALLLYHFNLKNLQKDSWMRNIQFGVLGALFVAKFVMPPVNGAHGWINLGLITLQPAEFLKLAIILYFANIFTRYPWQSHVRLALQPISRMTIWWLPIASLLMVFIMPDNGNGLITLLILLAMFLASGVSRRFIAMVSAIMGLGFGFLQTVIGLANHFFNLNSSNHYAIARLTSFVNPWDPNAVDTSRQLLYGYYAIAHGGLFGVGLGNSLIKPYLPESNTDFIMAVMTEELGAVTTVTVLILMMILVSRMVILGIRQKHQYLRLLLFGIATLLFIQALVNLGGVVGVLPITGVVFPFISGGGSSYIVFSAAIGLALNIAATQKKTVAIHPADIIARKDFK; this comes from the coding sequence ATGTTTAAAAAGTTACGAAAATTAGATTATTGGATAGCAGTACCATTTGCAATTCTAAGTATGCTTGGAATTGTTATGGTTTTTTCGGCTACGCAAGGAACAACTGCCGCCTTTAGTAATTTTATTAAACAAGGTATTTTCGTTATTATTGGTTTATTTGGTGCCTTGTTACTCTATCATTTCAATCTTAAAAATTTGCAAAAAGATAGCTGGATGCGTAATATCCAATTTGGTGTCCTAGGTGCGTTATTCGTTGCAAAATTTGTGATGCCGCCTGTTAATGGTGCCCATGGTTGGATTAATTTAGGATTAATCACATTGCAGCCTGCTGAGTTTTTGAAACTAGCTATTATTTTATATTTTGCCAATATATTTACACGGTATCCGTGGCAAAGCCATGTGCGTCTCGCACTACAACCAATTAGTCGCATGACAATTTGGTGGCTGCCCATTGCATCATTATTGATGGTTTTTATTATGCCGGATAACGGTAATGGTTTGATTACATTACTGATTTTATTAGCAATGTTTTTAGCCTCTGGTGTATCACGTCGTTTTATTGCTATGGTATCAGCTATTATGGGCTTAGGTTTTGGCTTTTTACAAACAGTTATTGGTTTGGCTAATCATTTTTTTAATTTGAATAGTAGTAATCATTATGCGATTGCGCGCTTAACGAGTTTTGTTAATCCTTGGGATCCAAATGCTGTAGATACGAGCCGGCAGTTACTATATGGTTATTATGCTATTGCTCATGGCGGACTATTTGGTGTTGGCCTTGGTAATTCGCTCATTAAACCGTATTTACCTGAGTCAAATACTGACTTTATTATGGCCGTGATGACTGAGGAACTTGGTGCAGTAACAACGGTTACTGTGTTAATATTAATGATGATATTAGTGTCAAGAATGGTTATTCTTGGCATTCGTCAGAAACATCAATATTTAAGACTGTTATTGTTTGGTATTGCTACGTTACTTTTTATTCAGGCACTTGTTAATTTGGGAGGTGTCGTGGGTGTGTTACCAATTACTGGTGTTGTGTTTCCCTTTATTTCTGGTGGCGGTTCCTCCTATATTGTGTTTAGTGCCGCTATTGGATTGGCATTAAACATTGCCGCAACACAAAAAAAGACTGTTGCGATTCATCCTGCTGATATAATTGCTAGAAAGGATTTTAAATGA
- the pepA gene encoding glutamyl aminopeptidase, translating into MNDKTWSRIKKYTELQGTSGQEHMLRQTFRAELQPLVEDIQQDGLGGIFGVKTHSNPQAPRVMFAAHMDEVGFIVTQILASGAIKVAAVGGWNVTVISSQRFTLFTSKGNYPVVSSSVSPHLLRGGGSSPTLPTVDDILFDAGFVDGQEAIAFGVRPGDFIVPDVKTVKTANQKRVISKSWDNRFGMVTVLETLEALKDVQTPNTLIMGADVQEEVGLRGAHGAVNLMKPDIFFAIDSSAADDLVDATGHQGVLDQGTLLRVFDPTVILPLRLKEFLLSTAEDNHIPYQYFVSKGGTDAAAAQSELTGIPSVALGVASRYIHTHQTVWSIADFEAATAFVIAIAKNLDESNLKTILGD; encoded by the coding sequence TTGAACGATAAGACTTGGTCACGCATAAAAAAATACACAGAATTACAAGGGACATCAGGGCAAGAACATATGCTTCGTCAAACCTTCCGTGCTGAATTACAGCCACTAGTCGAAGATATTCAACAAGATGGTCTTGGTGGTATTTTTGGTGTTAAAACCCATAGCAACCCACAAGCACCTCGGGTTATGTTTGCTGCTCATATGGATGAAGTGGGATTTATTGTGACTCAAATTTTGGCTAGTGGTGCCATTAAGGTCGCGGCTGTGGGTGGTTGGAATGTCACTGTGATTTCGTCACAGCGATTCACTTTATTTACGTCAAAAGGGAACTATCCAGTAGTATCGAGTTCTGTGTCACCGCATTTGTTGCGAGGTGGTGGTAGTTCACCGACTCTGCCTACGGTAGATGATATATTATTTGATGCTGGTTTTGTTGATGGGCAGGAAGCAATAGCCTTTGGTGTTCGGCCGGGTGACTTTATCGTTCCTGATGTTAAAACAGTGAAAACTGCTAATCAGAAACGCGTTATATCAAAGTCATGGGATAATCGGTTTGGTATGGTGACTGTTTTAGAGACACTGGAAGCCTTGAAAGATGTACAAACACCAAATACATTAATTATGGGGGCTGACGTCCAAGAAGAGGTTGGTTTACGTGGCGCACATGGGGCAGTCAACCTAATGAAGCCTGATATCTTTTTTGCCATTGATTCTAGTGCTGCAGATGATCTTGTTGATGCAACAGGACACCAAGGTGTGTTGGACCAAGGAACGCTATTACGTGTTTTTGACCCAACAGTCATTTTACCTTTACGGCTTAAGGAATTTTTGTTGTCAACAGCGGAAGATAATCATATTCCATACCAGTATTTTGTATCTAAAGGTGGCACTGATGCAGCGGCTGCTCAAAGTGAATTAACGGGTATACCCTCAGTTGCACTCGGAGTGGCTTCGCGTTATATTCACACCCATCAAACAGTTTGGTCAATTGCTGATTTTGAAGCAGCAACAGCATTTGTTATTGCGATCGCTAAAAATCTGGATGAGTCGAATTTAAAAACAATTTTAGGTGATTAA
- a CDS encoding 2,3-bisphosphoglycerate-dependent phosphoglycerate mutase encodes MVTQLVLVRHGESTANRDNEFTGWTDVPLTLKGRQQAKKVGDILANHQLLFDDVHTSYLQRAITTANIILLEMNQSWLPVHKTWRLNERHYGALRGLNKDAARLKYGVDAVALWRRSYTAVPPLLGKTVTDRRYPDSIEPHGESLQMASERLLPYWSTEILPGLKAGRNQLIVAHGSTLRALIKYLEAIADDDIDGLEIGNGEPICYTFNDQLQLGDRQYLR; translated from the coding sequence ATGGTAACACAGCTTGTGTTGGTTCGTCATGGTGAATCAACCGCTAATCGTGATAATGAATTTACAGGTTGGACAGATGTGCCTTTAACACTAAAAGGCAGACAACAGGCTAAAAAGGTGGGGGATATTTTGGCAAACCATCAGTTGTTGTTTGATGATGTACATACCTCATACTTACAACGTGCGATTACGACAGCTAACATTATCTTATTAGAAATGAATCAATCTTGGTTACCTGTCCATAAAACGTGGCGACTTAACGAACGTCACTATGGTGCTTTACGCGGTCTAAATAAAGATGCGGCACGATTAAAATACGGTGTGGATGCTGTTGCATTATGGCGTAGAAGCTATACGGCTGTACCACCGCTGTTAGGAAAAACAGTAACAGATAGACGTTATCCCGATAGTATAGAGCCACATGGTGAGAGTTTGCAAATGGCGAGCGAGCGCCTACTGCCTTATTGGTCAACTGAGATTTTACCTGGCTTAAAGGCTGGTCGTAACCAGTTAATTGTTGCTCATGGCAGTACATTGCGTGCATTGATAAAATATTTAGAAGCAATTGCTGATGATGATATTGATGGTCTCGAAATTGGTAATGGTGAGCCAATTTGTTATACGTTTAATGACCAATTACAGCTTGGTGATCGTCAGTATTTAAGGTAA
- a CDS encoding NCS2 family permease, translated as MSAIANYFKLDELNTSIRTEFIAGLTTFTSMAYILFVNPSVLGAAGMDKGAVFTATAIASAVATLFMGIVALYPIAIAPGLGVNAFFAYSVVIGMGVKWETAMAGVFVAAIIFLLLTFFKIREKIINIIPQNLKLAIAAGIGLFIAFIGLHDAGLIVANKDTMVSLGNLTTPTSLLSIFGIILTFILLTRKTPAAIFIGMVATSIVGIIFGLIKLPTSIISSVPSLAPTFGKGIMHIGDINSLQMVTVVITFLLVTFFDTAGTMIGLATQAGFMKNNEMPRAGRALMADAVGMTVGSVIGTSPTSAYVESSSGIAVGGRSGLTSVFTGLFFLLALFFSPLLSVVTSQVTAPALVVVGVLMAESLRQIAWDDFAIAAPAFLIIIGMPLTYSISDGIALGFILYPITMIATGRGKKVHPLMYALAILFTLFLVIVAH; from the coding sequence ATGTCCGCGATTGCAAATTATTTTAAACTTGACGAATTGAATACCTCAATTCGTACCGAATTCATTGCCGGCCTCACGACATTTACTTCAATGGCGTATATTCTCTTCGTCAATCCATCCGTTTTAGGCGCTGCAGGCATGGATAAAGGTGCCGTATTCACAGCTACAGCAATAGCTTCAGCTGTAGCAACCTTATTTATGGGTATTGTTGCTTTGTATCCAATTGCTATTGCACCAGGCCTTGGTGTGAATGCATTCTTTGCTTATTCTGTCGTGATTGGTATGGGGGTCAAGTGGGAAACTGCAATGGCCGGTGTATTCGTAGCCGCAATCATATTCTTACTACTCACATTTTTTAAAATTCGTGAAAAGATTATTAACATCATTCCTCAAAATCTAAAATTAGCAATTGCCGCAGGCATTGGTTTGTTCATTGCATTTATCGGGTTACATGATGCCGGCTTGATTGTAGCAAACAAAGATACAATGGTGTCTTTAGGTAACTTAACAACGCCCACATCCCTTTTATCTATTTTCGGCATTATTCTGACCTTCATTTTGTTAACACGTAAAACACCTGCTGCAATATTCATTGGTATGGTGGCAACTTCTATCGTTGGTATCATCTTTGGCTTAATCAAACTACCCACTTCAATTATTTCATCGGTACCTTCTCTAGCACCAACATTCGGCAAAGGTATCATGCACATTGGTGACATTAATTCGTTACAGATGGTTACTGTTGTCATTACTTTTTTACTCGTAACATTTTTTGATACTGCTGGCACCATGATTGGTTTAGCAACACAAGCTGGCTTTATGAAAAATAATGAAATGCCACGCGCCGGACGTGCTTTGATGGCTGATGCTGTTGGTATGACAGTTGGTTCAGTGATTGGCACATCTCCAACCTCTGCATATGTTGAATCATCTTCTGGTATTGCTGTTGGTGGTCGCTCTGGATTAACCAGCGTGTTCACTGGTTTGTTTTTCTTGCTTGCACTATTCTTTTCTCCTTTATTATCAGTTGTCACATCACAAGTTACTGCACCTGCATTAGTCGTTGTCGGTGTCTTGATGGCAGAGAGTTTACGTCAAATTGCGTGGGATGATTTTGCCATTGCTGCACCTGCATTTTTAATTATTATCGGGATGCCACTAACTTATTCAATTTCAGACGGTATTGCTTTAGGCTTCATCTTGTATCCAATTACAATGATCGCAACAGGTCGTGGAAAAAAGGTCCACCCATTGATGTATGCATTGGCCATATTATTCACACTATTTTTGGTCATTGTTGCCCATTAA